The sequence GCTGCATTATTAAATGACGAGAAAAAAACACAAAGAGAAGTAGCAGATGTTGCTGGAATCACAGAAGTTACTATAAGAAATAGATATAAAGAATTAATTGAAAGATTAAATTTGGAAGATAAATTAAAGATTAAAGAAAAAGAAAAAAATAAATAATATCTGAAAAATAAATTTATTTATATTCTAAATTCTCTAAATTTTGATTTATTAATTAATAAGATTTATTAAATATAATAGCTTTATTTTAAATGTAAGCAGGGATACCGAAGCGGTCAAACGGGCATGGCTTAGGACCATGCGGCTTAGTGCCTTCAGAGGTTCGAATCCTCTTCCCTGCATATCAATAACTATAAATAACCATAAGAAATAGAATCTATATTAAAAAATTAAAAATAATTTTAAGAAGTATCAACAAAACATCTGAACAAATCTTTTTCCTTTATTTTTTACTAAATCTAAAGTTATAACAAAATTTTTTTTACTTTTTTCTAACTGTTCTAGTTCTATAAAAAACCATCCTTCTCTGTTAAACCTTATTGCTATAACAGGTTTTAGCCCGAATATTTCAGAAAAAATTAAAAATTCTTCTATTTGTTTTTTTGTTATATATTTATATTTTGATTTTGATGACTTGCATTCAATAGCATATTTCCCTTTTTTGTTTCCTGCAATTAAATCACACGCTGTATTTTTCATTAAACCAGAACCTGCGACTCTTACAGCTCTAAAACCATGATCAAGAAATATCTTATAAAGTTCTCTTTCTGCATTTGAACCCTTTTCCTTATTTCCCATTTTTATTTTATTTCTATAATTTATACTTACAAATAAGTATTAACAAAAATATTAGATAATTTAAAATTATAAATCTCTTGCTTGTAAAGTTTTTCTTCCATTAGCCTTTGCTCTTGCAACTGCTTTTTGTAAAATTTCTTCAACAACTTTATCTAAAGCAGGGCCAACTTCTTCTGCTACATTTAAATCTTTTACATATTCTTTTATTTTACTTCTAACAACTAGTCCTGTCATTTTTTCTTACCTCCTTTTTTTGATTTATTTTTTAGTTTTCTTTTATTTGTCAACAAAATTATTATACCTAAAATAAAAATAAAAAATCCAATTAAGTCTATATCTAAATTCCATAGACTATAATTTATTATATTTAAAAATTGAAAAATTACTCCTATAATTATTAGAATAATTCCAATTATTTTAATTTTCATTTTTTTCTTCATTTTTATTTAATGGTTTCATAAAAGGAAATAAAATAACATCTCTTATTGATGGTGAATTAGTAAACAGCATAACCATTCTGTCTATACCTAAACCAACTCCACCTGTAGGTGGCATTCCATATTCTAAAGCATTTATAAAATCTTCATCTAAAGGGTTTGCTTCTTCATTACCCCTTTTTAATTCTTGAGCTTGAGCTTCTAATAATAATCTTTGTCTTATAGGATCATTTAATTCTGAATAACCATTTCCAACCTCCATTCCAGCTATATATGGTTCAAATCTTTCAATATAGCCTGGTGAGCCTCTTTTTTCTTTGCATAAAGGAGTTGTTTCTTGGGGGTGGTCTATAATAAAAGTTGGTTGTATTAAATATTTTTCACAAAAATTTTCAAATATAGAAGTAATTAACATTCCTTCTGTTTTTCCTTTTATTTTAACATTATTTTTCTCTGCAAAAGATAATAATTCTTTTTGATCCATATTTATAACATCTATACCAGCATATTTTTTAATTGCATCTATCATTTTCAATCTTTTCCAAGGTCTTTTTAAGTTTATTTTATTTCCTTGATATTCAAATTCTAATTTACCTAAGATTTTCTTTGCTACATAACAATAAATTTCTTCTGTTAGATTCATTATATCATTATAATCAGAATAGGCTTCATATAACTCTACTTGAGTAAATTCTGGATTATGTATTCTGTCAATTCCTTCATTCCTAAAATCTTTTGCAAATTCATAAATTTTTTCAAAACCACCAACTAATAATCTTTTTAAATATAATTCATTACTTATTCTTAAATATAAAGTCATGTTTAAAGCGTTTAATTTTGTTATAAATGGTTTTGCTGAAGCTCCTCCATAAATAGGTTGTAATATTGGAGTATCTACTTCTAAATAACCTTTATTGTTAAGAAATTCTTTTATTGCTTGAATAATCTTTGTTCTTTTAATAAAGACCTCTTTTATCGAAGGATTCATTATTAAATCAAGATATCTTTTTCTGTACCTTTCTTCTTTATCCTGTAGCCCATGCCATTTTTCTGGTAAAGGAGCAATACTTTTTGTTAATAAGACTATATCATCTACAAGAATTGTTA is a genomic window of Candidatus Pacearchaeota archaeon containing:
- the hjc gene encoding Holliday junction resolvase Hjc yields the protein MGNKEKGSNAERELYKIFLDHGFRAVRVAGSGLMKNTACDLIAGNKKGKYAIECKSSKSKYKYITKKQIEEFLIFSEIFGLKPVIAIRFNREGWFFIELEQLEKSKKNFVITLDLVKNKGKRFVQMFC
- the lysS gene encoding lysine--tRNA ligase, translated to MSRREEILKERLKKIEELVKLGINPYPYSYEKKDSCLELQEKYSKLKKGGETKFKAKTAGRIISIRDIGKLIFVDLIDGTGKIQLQLQKNKTPEKIFNFFKKFIDIGDFVGVEGKIIKTKRGELTILVDDIVLLTKSIAPLPEKWHGLQDKEERYRKRYLDLIMNPSIKEVFIKRTKIIQAIKEFLNNKGYLEVDTPILQPIYGGASAKPFITKLNALNMTLYLRISNELYLKRLLVGGFEKIYEFAKDFRNEGIDRIHNPEFTQVELYEAYSDYNDIMNLTEEIYCYVAKKILGKLEFEYQGNKINLKRPWKRLKMIDAIKKYAGIDVINMDQKELLSFAEKNNVKIKGKTEGMLITSIFENFCEKYLIQPTFIIDHPQETTPLCKEKRGSPGYIERFEPYIAGMEVGNGYSELNDPIRQRLLLEAQAQELKRGNEEANPLDEDFINALEYGMPPTGGVGLGIDRMVMLFTNSPSIRDVILFPFMKPLNKNEEKNEN
- a CDS encoding DUF1931 domain-containing protein, encoding MTGLVVRSKIKEYVKDLNVAEEVGPALDKVVEEILQKAVARAKANGRKTLQARDL